A part of Leptospira mtsangambouensis genomic DNA contains:
- a CDS encoding acyl-CoA thioesterase, which translates to MARIAIDIPEKQIYSTNLSVRISDINFAGHLAHDAILTLTHECRARFFHSHGWTEINVEGKGIVVSDVAIVYKSEAFFPDDLMMQLFVDNVSKKSLEMVYVITHKNGGKEIARAKTAIVFFDYAERKPCPIPEVFLKVLI; encoded by the coding sequence ATGGCTCGGATTGCAATTGATATTCCAGAAAAACAAATTTATTCTACGAACTTAAGTGTTCGGATTTCTGATATCAACTTTGCGGGCCATCTTGCTCATGATGCTATTTTGACCTTAACCCATGAATGCCGAGCTCGGTTTTTTCATTCACATGGATGGACAGAAATCAATGTGGAAGGGAAGGGGATTGTTGTATCGGATGTTGCGATTGTATATAAATCCGAGGCTTTTTTCCCAGATGATTTGATGATGCAACTTTTTGTGGACAATGTGTCTAAAAAATCTTTGGAAATGGTTTATGTAATTACCCATAAAAATGGGGGAAAGGAAATCGCTCGCGCTAAAACAGCAATCGTTTTTTTTGATTATGCGGAAAGGAAACCATGCCCTATCCCAGAGGTTTTTTTAAAAGTCCTTATTTGA
- a CDS encoding glycerol-3-phosphate dehydrogenase/oxidase: MKQITKKENNRLGHLKSEYDIIIVGGGITGANVLWDATLRGYNCLLLEKNDYASGTSQATSKLIHGGLRYLKNLEFGLVRESLSERRYLAKISPHAVRPMGFIIPIRSWFQRIQLFLGMELYNALSFDRNQEIDADVKLPRYRWNSLGETIYKVLGLDRKSLKGCFQYYDYANPNPEKHTTEFILSAKEKGAHAFNYLSVTTLRKQNSGGYTVGLTDTLTGKKVLVSSKVVVNSAGPWADVIESMTGVTAEKKLVRSKGIHAVVRNICGNECVVLSKRDGSHLFVIPWRGKTIVGTTDTAYDDDPDAFKVKQSELVDLLDEVNYSFGFAKLTLKDVDYYYGGLRPLVEDPGSTEGTYSASRKSEIFHYENEGFPGFFSALGGKYTTSRAVAENLVNAIDSYTKGQESPCATKFTPLLGGRYQSLKELVNELQFKFPKTEGAKLETLARRYGSVTWKVLSLEGKETYRIPNGEIYYEEEVEYMVTHEDIFHLTDFYFRRSGVGTVGTLDLVEKTRLNKKIAKVLGWNADRLKEEEKLVDERYKWFVD, from the coding sequence ATGAAACAAATTACAAAAAAAGAAAACAACAGACTTGGTCATCTAAAATCGGAATACGATATTATCATTGTCGGTGGAGGGATTACCGGTGCAAATGTTCTCTGGGATGCAACCCTTCGTGGTTATAATTGCCTTCTATTAGAAAAAAATGATTATGCTTCCGGAACAAGCCAAGCAACTTCGAAACTCATTCATGGTGGACTTAGATATTTAAAAAATCTTGAGTTTGGACTTGTACGTGAGTCACTTTCGGAAAGAAGGTATCTTGCCAAAATTTCTCCTCATGCCGTGCGGCCGATGGGGTTTATCATTCCGATTCGTTCCTGGTTCCAACGTATCCAATTGTTTCTGGGGATGGAACTATACAATGCTCTTTCCTTTGATCGAAATCAAGAGATTGATGCTGATGTAAAACTTCCTAGATATAGATGGAATTCGTTAGGAGAAACCATCTATAAAGTATTAGGGCTGGATCGAAAATCTTTGAAGGGTTGTTTTCAATATTATGATTATGCAAATCCCAATCCAGAAAAACATACAACGGAATTTATTTTATCTGCGAAAGAAAAGGGAGCTCATGCCTTCAATTATCTTTCCGTCACAACATTAAGAAAACAAAATAGCGGTGGTTATACGGTGGGTCTTACGGATACACTTACCGGTAAAAAGGTACTTGTATCAAGTAAGGTGGTTGTGAATTCGGCCGGCCCTTGGGCGGATGTGATTGAATCTATGACGGGAGTCACTGCAGAGAAAAAACTGGTCCGCTCCAAAGGAATTCATGCAGTGGTTCGTAATATATGTGGAAATGAATGTGTTGTTCTGTCCAAAAGGGATGGCTCTCATCTTTTTGTCATTCCTTGGCGTGGAAAAACCATTGTTGGAACGACCGATACAGCTTACGACGATGATCCGGATGCTTTTAAAGTCAAACAGTCAGAACTTGTGGATTTATTAGATGAAGTAAATTATAGTTTTGGATTTGCGAAACTCACTTTAAAAGATGTGGATTATTATTACGGTGGCCTTCGCCCACTGGTAGAAGACCCAGGGAGTACAGAAGGAACTTATTCTGCGTCTAGGAAATCGGAAATTTTTCATTATGAAAACGAAGGGTTCCCCGGATTCTTTTCTGCGTTAGGTGGTAAGTATACAACGAGCCGTGCTGTTGCAGAAAATTTAGTAAATGCAATTGACAGTTACACAAAAGGCCAGGAATCTCCATGCGCCACAAAGTTTACACCACTACTTGGGGGAAGATACCAAAGTCTAAAGGAACTTGTAAACGAATTACAGTTTAAATTCCCAAAAACCGAAGGTGCAAAGTTAGAGACCTTGGCCAGACGTTATGGTAGTGTTACATGGAAGGTTTTATCTTTAGAAGGAAAAGAAACGTATCGGATCCCAAATGGTGAGATCTATTATGAAGAAGAAGTGGAATATATGGTCACTCATGAAGATATTTTTCATCTAACAGATTTTTATTTTAGACGTTCTGGGGTTGGTACTGTTGGGACACTTGATCTAGTAGAGAAAACTCGTTTGAACAAAAAAATTGCAAAAGTTCTTGGTTGGAATGCGGACCGCTTGAAAGAAGAGGAGAAGTTAGTTGATGAAAGATACAAATGGTTTGTTGACTAA
- a CDS encoding diacylglycerol/lipid kinase family protein, producing MRKMKVILNPVSGGGLSAKVWKKVEPELIKKGIPYEFEATTKERAARDIAKDAVKQGFHWIVGIGGDGTFSNVINGLFENGKLIHKNVIFSPIPAGRGNDFIKTVKVPKNPIKALEQILIGKERIVDLIAVTYTKADKTKGNYLCLNLADFGMGGEVVYKVNRSKLAHIIGGKGVFLLYSILGLFTYTNKKITLTLSKFEKITNKCRLIVCANGEYAGGGMWFAPKAKLDDGKMDLLAIQDVTVMETLRKFGYLYRGKLSEDSKVISKQITELTAESDEDVFIDVDGENMGQLPAHFKILPNVLPIKC from the coding sequence ATGAGAAAGATGAAAGTGATTTTAAATCCTGTATCTGGTGGAGGTCTCTCTGCGAAAGTCTGGAAAAAAGTAGAACCGGAATTAATTAAAAAAGGAATTCCTTATGAATTTGAAGCCACAACCAAAGAAAGAGCCGCACGTGACATTGCAAAAGATGCCGTCAAACAAGGGTTTCATTGGATTGTAGGCATCGGTGGGGATGGAACTTTTTCGAATGTGATCAATGGTCTTTTTGAAAATGGAAAGTTAATTCATAAAAATGTTATTTTTAGTCCTATCCCTGCTGGGCGAGGAAACGACTTTATAAAAACCGTCAAAGTTCCAAAAAATCCCATCAAGGCGTTGGAACAAATCCTTATCGGAAAAGAACGGATCGTTGATTTGATTGCAGTCACTTATACGAAAGCCGACAAAACAAAGGGAAATTACCTATGTTTGAATTTGGCTGATTTCGGAATGGGTGGTGAGGTGGTTTATAAGGTCAATCGGTCAAAATTGGCGCATATCATCGGAGGTAAGGGAGTATTTTTATTATATTCGATTCTTGGTTTATTCACCTATACCAACAAAAAGATTACTCTGACACTTTCCAAATTTGAAAAAATTACAAACAAATGTAGGTTGATTGTCTGTGCTAACGGAGAGTATGCGGGTGGTGGAATGTGGTTCGCTCCAAAAGCAAAACTCGATGACGGCAAAATGGATTTACTTGCCATTCAAGATGTGACGGTGATGGAGACCCTTCGAAAGTTTGGTTATTTGTACCGAGGAAAATTGTCTGAAGATTCGAAAGTCATTTCCAAACAAATCACCGAACTAACTGCTGAGTCTGACGAAGATGTTTTTATCGATGTAGATGGCGAAAATATGGGACAACTTCCTGCTCATTTCAAAATTTTGCCAAACGTACTCCCAATCAAATGTTAA
- a CDS encoding TetR/AcrR family transcriptional regulator → MGVSERKKREFAQREADILNCAIELFRTKHPSLVKMDDIAKQLEIGRGTIYLHFKSKDDLMARIQYEDYVRLRKRLEKSLEEHTAIEMSRKAIRAYIDHCLGDRHMYLVARQCGVNLNINNVSEDMSQLLTEERSNRLTLLEKIYKQAKQENLINTRGTYPNVAVAWGMIRGAVEVILDGHFQNEIKSEKAYLETIEHVLFYGLFSGNKGET, encoded by the coding sequence ATGGGTGTTTCTGAAAGGAAAAAACGCGAATTTGCACAAAGAGAAGCAGACATTCTCAATTGTGCCATTGAACTCTTTAGAACCAAACATCCATCTTTAGTGAAGATGGATGACATAGCAAAACAATTGGAGATAGGGCGCGGAACCATATATCTCCATTTTAAAAGTAAAGATGATTTGATGGCGCGCATTCAATATGAAGATTATGTTCGTTTGCGTAAACGTTTGGAAAAATCTTTAGAGGAACATACTGCTATAGAAATGTCTAGAAAGGCAATCAGGGCATACATTGATCATTGTTTGGGGGATCGTCATATGTATCTTGTTGCCAGACAATGTGGTGTTAATTTAAATATTAACAACGTGTCAGAAGATATGAGCCAACTGCTAACTGAAGAAAGAAGCAATCGTTTGACACTTTTAGAAAAAATCTATAAACAAGCAAAACAAGAAAACCTTATCAATACAAGAGGGACTTATCCCAATGTGGCAGTTGCATGGGGGATGATTCGTGGCGCAGTAGAAGTGATTTTGGATGGGCATTTTCAAAATGAAATCAAAAGTGAAAAAGCCTATTTAGAAACAATTGAACATGTATTATTCTATGGACTTTTTTCTGGGAATAAAGGAGAGACTTAA